In Hahella sp. KA22, one genomic interval encodes:
- a CDS encoding AraC family transcriptional regulator — protein sequence MIEHAKYWQDKALGGVEILKATFVKQHFPRHVHEGYCVAVIEKGAQHFLRDGAEHTAPVGSIVLVNSDQVHTGRTATEEGWSYRAIYPTPAELAPVIADIFGPGVEPWFPEPVVRDPQLARGLQVLHCLLEQGDEPLHCETLYYQMMGQLMQRHARMRPRQLLEKGGSHWAVAKVKEYLQAHYAEAVSLKDLTDCTGLSPSYLTRLFTRMTGMPPHAYLNQVRVSRAQQLLRMGLSLTDVAAATGFSDQSHLSRHFQRIMGVSPGRFAKVC from the coding sequence GTGATTGAGCATGCTAAGTACTGGCAGGACAAGGCGCTCGGCGGCGTCGAGATTCTGAAAGCCACCTTCGTCAAACAGCACTTTCCCCGGCATGTGCACGAGGGCTACTGCGTGGCGGTCATTGAAAAAGGAGCGCAGCATTTCCTTCGTGATGGCGCGGAGCATACTGCGCCTGTCGGCAGTATCGTACTGGTTAATTCCGATCAGGTGCACACGGGTCGCACTGCGACGGAAGAAGGGTGGTCCTATCGGGCGATTTACCCCACCCCGGCGGAACTGGCGCCGGTTATCGCGGATATATTCGGTCCTGGCGTTGAGCCCTGGTTCCCGGAGCCGGTAGTGCGCGATCCACAGTTGGCCAGAGGGTTACAAGTCCTGCACTGTCTTTTGGAGCAGGGCGATGAGCCGCTGCATTGTGAGACGCTTTATTACCAGATGATGGGGCAGCTGATGCAGCGCCATGCCCGTATGCGTCCCCGCCAGCTTCTGGAGAAGGGCGGCTCGCACTGGGCGGTGGCCAAGGTGAAGGAATATCTGCAGGCGCACTACGCCGAAGCAGTGTCGCTGAAGGACTTAACCGATTGCACCGGGCTCAGCCCCAGTTATCTGACGCGGCTGTTTACGCGGATGACGGGGATGCCCCCGCATGCCTATTTGAATCAGGTGCGGGTAAGCCGCGCGCAGCAGTTACTGCGGATGGGGCTGAGCCTGACGGATGTGGCGGCGGCCACTGGATTTTCCGATCAAAGCCACTTAAGCCGTCACTTCCAGCGAATTATGGGCGTCTCTCCCGGACGTTTTGCGAAAGTCTGTTAG
- a CDS encoding GlxA family transcriptional regulator, with protein MQQVTILGFDYAVSSAITGVVDLLAMAGVTWNHIQRSQPHPKFNIRVATRDAQPVRCHNRLLIQADARFDDIKPSDILVIPSIAGDIEKTLMQNSQLIEVLKTMNGQGTIIAGNCTGAFFMAEAGILDNRTATTHWAFVDMFRQRYPQVDLRPEQMLTASENVFCSGGGIAWLDLCLYLIEHFCGHEVAVQTAKTFVIDMGRTYQSSYSSMRARKYHRDEDVLRVQNWLETHCDKDVRIDDLAGRFNMSPRTLARRFKAATGDTPLGYLQTLRLEEAKKLLEETSDNVSQITLAVGYEDVSSFTKLFRQKTGLTPKEYRNKFQRRSIT; from the coding sequence ATGCAGCAAGTCACAATTCTCGGTTTCGACTACGCGGTATCTTCCGCCATCACCGGCGTGGTGGATTTGCTGGCCATGGCCGGGGTGACCTGGAATCACATTCAACGCAGCCAGCCCCATCCCAAGTTCAACATCCGCGTGGCCACCCGGGACGCACAACCGGTGCGCTGCCATAACCGGCTGCTGATTCAGGCCGACGCCCGCTTTGACGACATCAAGCCAAGCGACATCCTGGTTATTCCTTCCATCGCTGGCGATATCGAGAAGACATTGATGCAGAACTCTCAACTGATTGAGGTTCTGAAAACCATGAATGGTCAGGGAACAATCATCGCGGGCAACTGCACCGGAGCCTTCTTCATGGCGGAAGCAGGCATTCTCGACAACCGCACTGCCACCACCCACTGGGCCTTTGTCGATATGTTCCGACAACGTTACCCCCAGGTGGACCTGCGGCCGGAGCAAATGCTCACCGCCTCGGAAAACGTGTTCTGCTCCGGCGGCGGCATCGCCTGGCTGGACCTGTGTCTGTATCTGATCGAACACTTCTGCGGGCACGAAGTGGCGGTGCAGACCGCCAAGACCTTCGTCATCGATATGGGCCGCACTTATCAGTCCAGCTACTCCTCCATGCGGGCGCGCAAGTATCACCGCGACGAAGATGTGCTGCGGGTGCAAAACTGGCTAGAAACCCACTGCGACAAGGACGTGCGAATCGACGATCTGGCGGGACGCTTCAATATGAGTCCACGCACCCTGGCGCGCCGCTTTAAGGCCGCCACCGGCGACACGCCGCTCGGTTACCTGCAGACGCTGCGTCTGGAAGAGGCGAAAAAGCTCCTGGAGGAAACGTCTGACAATGTCAGTCAGATCACATTGGCGGTAGGCTATGAAGACGTCAGCTCCTTCACCAAACTGTTCAGACAGAAAACCGGACTGACCCCGAAAGAGTACCGAAACAAATTCCAGCGCCGCAGCATAACCTGA
- a CDS encoding AzlD domain-containing protein codes for MEWAMLLGMMAVTFGIRYLPFALADRLRLNPWVERALSYAPMAVLSAIIAPAVLVLKGELWLDWRNPYLIAAAAAIVIAVLTRNLLATIAAGMGLFALWRFWL; via the coding sequence ATGGAGTGGGCCATGTTATTGGGCATGATGGCGGTAACCTTTGGCATTCGCTATCTGCCGTTCGCGCTTGCGGACCGGTTGCGTCTCAACCCCTGGGTGGAGAGAGCCCTGAGCTACGCGCCGATGGCGGTGCTGTCGGCGATTATTGCGCCGGCGGTTCTGGTTCTCAAAGGCGAGCTTTGGCTTGATTGGCGCAATCCGTACCTGATCGCAGCGGCGGCGGCGATTGTTATCGCCGTGCTAACCCGAAACCTGCTGGCGACTATCGCTGCGGGCATGGGGCTTTTCGCATTATGGCGGTTTTGGCTGTAA
- a CDS encoding DUF2059 domain-containing protein, whose protein sequence is MMLKSVVACVMTAILLSPSAFAADDGAKKAAARLLDVMNMEVMMEHSIEQMMTIQLQQNPNLTPFRDVMMRYFKKQMSYDTLKGEFVKIYADAFTEKELNEIVAFYQTETGQKAIQKMPELMSKGAQLGASRVQANIEELQQMIKAEAERLKTEGGPTPQ, encoded by the coding sequence ATGATGTTGAAATCTGTAGTCGCCTGCGTCATGACGGCGATTCTACTGAGCCCTTCCGCTTTTGCCGCGGATGATGGCGCCAAGAAAGCCGCAGCCAGGCTGCTGGATGTCATGAATATGGAAGTCATGATGGAACACTCCATCGAACAAATGATGACGATCCAGCTGCAACAAAATCCCAATCTGACGCCATTTCGGGATGTCATGATGAGATATTTTAAAAAGCAGATGAGTTACGACACCCTGAAGGGAGAGTTCGTGAAAATCTACGCGGACGCTTTCACTGAAAAAGAGCTCAATGAAATTGTCGCCTTCTACCAGACTGAAACCGGACAGAAAGCTATCCAGAAGATGCCTGAACTGATGAGCAAAGGCGCTCAATTGGGCGCCTCTCGCGTACAGGCGAATATTGAGGAGCTGCAACAGATGATCAAGGCGGAAGCCGAGCGTCTGAAAACTGAGGGCGGTCCTACTCCTCAGTAA
- the ehuC gene encoding ectoine/hydroxyectoine ABC transporter permease subunit EhuC gives MELSELTPILLQGAWITLKILCLSLPVAGALAFIAGLTRLFAPTPLRQIARVYIEFFRGTSALIQLYWIYFVLPFFGLNLDAMTASVIALGLNIGAYGAEVVRGAVLAVPKGQYEAAVALNFTPWSRLWRIILPQSLINMIPPFGNLAIELMKATSLVSLITIGDLTYKAKTLADATLQVGEIFGLVLLIYFVMAQVMAYLFRLLEARLGRGMDRGGLRS, from the coding sequence ATGGAACTGAGCGAACTGACGCCCATCCTGCTACAGGGCGCCTGGATCACCTTGAAAATTCTCTGCCTGTCTCTGCCTGTCGCGGGGGCGCTGGCTTTTATCGCTGGCTTGACGCGGCTATTTGCGCCCACCCCATTGCGGCAGATCGCGCGGGTATACATTGAGTTTTTTCGCGGCACTTCCGCCTTGATTCAGCTGTACTGGATTTATTTTGTGTTGCCGTTTTTCGGCTTGAATCTGGACGCAATGACGGCGAGCGTCATCGCGCTTGGATTAAATATCGGCGCTTATGGCGCGGAGGTGGTGAGAGGGGCTGTGCTGGCTGTACCCAAAGGGCAGTACGAAGCGGCGGTGGCGTTGAACTTTACGCCCTGGAGCCGACTGTGGCGCATTATTCTGCCGCAGTCGCTGATCAATATGATTCCGCCGTTTGGCAATCTCGCCATCGAATTGATGAAAGCGACCTCTCTGGTTTCGCTGATCACCATTGGCGACCTTACCTACAAAGCCAAAACTCTGGCGGACGCGACCCTGCAGGTGGGCGAAATTTTTGGTCTGGTATTACTGATCTACTTCGTGATGGCGCAGGTGATGGCCTATTTGTTCCGGTTGCTGGAAGCGCGTTTGGGCCGAGGCATGGATAGAGGAGGTTTGCGCTCATGA
- a CDS encoding ATP-dependent DNA helicase, whose translation MAIKSSPPDTLSYKLSVREAAHFLAQLGDLDHQDRDTASAREGQLAHKQVQEGWPADYVSEAPVKITLSEADFQLQLQGRIDGLRIADSHALFEEIKTLRQDPQHLPLGLAERHRLQLLLYALLWRREQTEPSLTPIRLRLNYVRVPDMEQTQFDSEMSREEAEQESDTLFQLLQDWYRRLTQHRLQRNALLRDLNFPYSGFRPGQRELARQTYLSLRDASQALIEAPTGSGKSLATLFPALKAMGEGHLDQVMLITAKTSSQEAALKAMLDMRLDNAPLRTLQLHARDRICGGDSVCDPLDCPRRRDFYQRLPEAREEALATAWLDGERLREIALKYDLCPHGLQGELAPWVDVLIGDYNYAFSPQVRSDSLFSRNRIGLLADEAHNLPDRARDLFSAELSEAPFNRIGRQCKALRKDANAVVKAIRQMHITPEQAPGKGQQALEARLQDFCAVAEHWLMSPQDLLASADTELNRQVQEAIFTAQGWIGLAPSIGDDFACFERDWEQQRVLSLRCLSPARLLRPMLQACHGVTLFSATLTPPYYYQSLLGLDDNPQLLRSLSPFPPEHLGVFMAPYLSFRLRSRDTQLDAVCALIQQSIASRPGNYWVFTPAFSYMEQLTERFAKLYPEIEFAQQTRQASQEDQQRFLTRFRKARELLGFTVIGGVYGESIDMVGDSLVGCIILGPGLPQISPVNEQISAYFERQGMDGFAYAYQLPGWQKVVQAAGRVIRTESDKGVVILVDDRFTKPPYPALAPQHWRPQLVRNSQNLQSGLTQFWSQDPVPDDH comes from the coding sequence TTGGCTATAAAGTCTTCGCCCCCCGACACACTCTCCTACAAGCTTAGCGTTCGGGAAGCCGCTCATTTCCTTGCGCAATTGGGCGACCTCGACCATCAGGATCGGGACACCGCCAGCGCCCGCGAAGGGCAGCTTGCGCACAAGCAGGTTCAGGAAGGCTGGCCGGCGGACTACGTCAGCGAAGCCCCGGTAAAGATCACGCTCTCCGAAGCGGATTTTCAACTACAGCTGCAGGGGCGCATAGACGGCCTCCGCATTGCTGACAGCCATGCGTTGTTCGAAGAAATCAAAACACTGCGCCAGGACCCGCAACATCTCCCCCTTGGACTGGCGGAAAGACACAGGCTGCAGCTGTTACTGTACGCACTGCTGTGGCGACGGGAACAAACAGAACCCTCCCTAACGCCGATCAGGCTGCGTCTGAATTATGTGCGCGTTCCAGACATGGAGCAGACGCAATTTGATAGCGAAATGTCCCGTGAGGAAGCCGAGCAAGAGAGCGATACGCTGTTTCAGCTCTTGCAAGACTGGTATCGCCGCCTGACGCAGCACCGCCTTCAACGGAATGCTCTGCTGCGCGATCTCAACTTTCCTTATAGCGGATTTCGCCCGGGCCAGCGGGAATTGGCGCGCCAGACCTATCTCAGCCTGCGCGACGCCAGTCAGGCGCTGATAGAGGCGCCCACTGGCAGCGGTAAATCCCTGGCGACACTGTTCCCGGCGCTGAAAGCCATGGGCGAAGGTCATCTGGATCAGGTGATGTTGATCACCGCCAAAACCTCCTCCCAAGAAGCGGCGCTGAAGGCCATGCTGGATATGCGCTTGGACAATGCGCCTCTGCGCACCTTGCAGCTCCATGCCCGCGACCGTATTTGCGGCGGCGACTCCGTTTGCGATCCACTGGACTGCCCGCGCCGACGCGATTTCTATCAACGCCTGCCGGAAGCGCGGGAAGAAGCGCTGGCGACGGCATGGCTGGATGGCGAGCGCCTGCGCGAGATTGCGCTGAAATACGACCTCTGCCCTCACGGTTTGCAGGGCGAGCTGGCGCCCTGGGTGGATGTCCTCATTGGCGACTATAACTATGCGTTTTCTCCCCAGGTCAGATCAGACAGCCTTTTCTCTCGAAATCGTATCGGCCTGCTGGCGGATGAAGCGCACAACCTGCCTGACCGGGCGCGGGATCTGTTCTCCGCAGAGCTGTCCGAGGCTCCTTTCAATCGTATTGGCCGTCAATGCAAGGCGCTGAGGAAAGACGCCAACGCCGTCGTCAAAGCCATCAGGCAAATGCATATCACACCTGAGCAGGCGCCAGGCAAAGGCCAACAGGCGCTGGAGGCGCGCCTGCAGGATTTTTGCGCCGTGGCGGAGCACTGGCTGATGTCGCCCCAGGATTTGCTGGCGTCAGCGGATACAGAGCTGAATAGACAGGTGCAGGAGGCGATTTTCACCGCACAGGGCTGGATAGGTCTGGCTCCCAGCATCGGCGACGATTTCGCCTGTTTCGAACGCGACTGGGAGCAACAGCGCGTCCTGAGTTTACGCTGCCTGTCTCCTGCTCGTTTACTGCGGCCGATGCTGCAGGCCTGTCATGGCGTTACCCTGTTTTCCGCAACACTGACGCCACCGTATTACTACCAGAGCTTATTGGGCCTGGATGACAATCCTCAGCTTTTGCGCAGCCTGTCGCCTTTTCCGCCAGAGCATCTGGGGGTGTTTATGGCGCCCTATTTGAGTTTCCGGCTACGCAGCAGGGATACCCAATTGGACGCAGTGTGCGCGTTGATCCAGCAGAGCATCGCCTCCCGACCAGGAAACTATTGGGTATTCACGCCAGCTTTCAGTTACATGGAGCAGCTCACTGAGCGCTTCGCCAAGCTGTATCCAGAGATAGAGTTTGCTCAGCAGACCCGACAGGCCAGCCAGGAAGATCAGCAGCGCTTTCTCACCCGCTTCCGCAAGGCCCGCGAGCTGTTAGGTTTCACCGTTATTGGCGGCGTCTATGGGGAAAGTATCGACATGGTCGGAGACAGTCTGGTGGGCTGCATCATTCTCGGACCCGGTCTCCCGCAGATCAGTCCGGTCAACGAGCAGATCTCCGCCTATTTTGAGCGCCAGGGGATGGACGGCTTCGCCTACGCCTACCAATTACCGGGCTGGCAAAAGGTGGTGCAGGCCGCGGGACGGGTGATCCGCACGGAATCAGACAAAGGCGTCGTGATCCTGGTAGACGACCGTTTCACCAAACCGCCTTATCCCGCCTTGGCCCCACAACATTGGCGACCACAGCTCGTCAGAAACAGTCAAAACCTGCAATCCGGTCTTACTCAATTCTGGTCGCAAGATCCAGTCCCTGATGACCATTGA
- a CDS encoding CARDB domain-containing protein, whose protein sequence is MTFLRCIAIALLFAISNAFADPIQDGVSNHYKAGWYPNVYGNEGPLTCPKTCRAWTGWRAEGELAPYDDIKRTYVCKSNNLDTFPSPTDRDVWLYGNQFDEKTACFMGTPHEKTVVSERYYCLCVSECSGPDLVIRTVYDPVWDSTIGESVIKIVVTNVGVAMSAATDARVYDPGTGASDIQPVVALAPGASASVKFRLGYWVFDPDAELHFMVDYSHKVGECDENNNTAIYKKQG, encoded by the coding sequence ATGACATTTCTTCGCTGTATTGCTATCGCACTTTTGTTTGCGATTTCCAACGCTTTCGCTGATCCCATCCAGGATGGCGTGTCCAATCACTACAAAGCCGGCTGGTACCCGAACGTCTATGGAAATGAGGGGCCCTTAACCTGCCCGAAAACCTGTCGCGCCTGGACGGGGTGGCGGGCAGAAGGCGAGTTGGCGCCGTATGACGATATAAAGCGCACCTATGTGTGCAAATCCAACAACCTTGACACATTCCCCTCGCCGACTGACAGAGACGTATGGCTCTACGGCAATCAGTTCGATGAGAAAACGGCCTGCTTTATGGGGACGCCCCATGAAAAAACCGTCGTCAGCGAGCGTTATTACTGTCTCTGCGTCAGCGAGTGCAGCGGCCCGGACTTAGTGATCCGTACCGTATACGACCCTGTGTGGGACTCTACGATCGGCGAGTCCGTCATAAAAATCGTGGTCACTAATGTGGGCGTCGCCATGTCAGCCGCAACAGACGCAAGAGTTTACGACCCCGGCACAGGCGCGTCAGACATCCAGCCTGTCGTCGCTCTGGCGCCCGGCGCTTCCGCCAGCGTTAAGTTCCGGCTTGGCTATTGGGTCTTCGACCCTGACGCCGAGTTACACTTCATGGTGGATTATTCTCACAAAGTGGGCGAATGCGACGAAAACAACAATACCGCTATCTACAAAAAGCAGGGGTAA
- a CDS encoding VRR-NUC domain-containing protein, which produces MSETNAADSNVDAPETAPQLQPFYYLDNFLTLLSCVEAQYANLLSAEESAYIQNFQNLTRTQQALLVRLYGRKGPLFRSDKLAYAEIPQLGEDLDTLADKGWIEFNPDAEAPALLTLLTKEEIRQNWRAEAPRSSKRDKLLEGLELTCADIYQQGVFRFLQLKHTDLVLLFRLLFFGNLYQDLTTFVTSDLGVIRYENYQLDPEHRLFAAREDIDHIKQLVALADEYSALESLSVDACVDIIARTPAPGDSAVLRRRHDRFCNKVARDLERLQDLDLAYQVYLRTQEPPSRERRARILFKQEKYEAAQEVCADIIDSPSTEAELIFAEQFTDKCAKALGRPKPRTSPFRPLQRLLTIAANPELRVEELVRLEVAGAGGVCIYVENWLFNAVFGLTFWPAVFAPVSGAFSHPYQHRPHDLYDANFTKKRHAQVQAAFASLNAEDWPEIVLTRWRDKFGLNNPFVGWPEAGEDYLQIALERIPREHWRAVFQRMLRDLRENGSGFPDLIHFPEQGGYELLEVKSPTDSLQPNQKRWMATFEQYGIPYQLVQVTWL; this is translated from the coding sequence ATGTCTGAAACAAACGCAGCCGACTCCAACGTGGACGCTCCCGAGACGGCGCCGCAGCTTCAGCCGTTTTATTACCTGGACAACTTCCTTACCCTGTTGAGCTGTGTGGAGGCTCAGTACGCCAACCTGCTGAGCGCTGAAGAAAGCGCCTATATCCAGAATTTCCAGAACCTGACGCGCACGCAACAGGCATTGCTGGTGCGCTTGTACGGGCGCAAAGGCCCGCTGTTTCGTAGCGACAAACTGGCTTATGCAGAGATTCCCCAGCTTGGCGAAGATCTGGATACTCTTGCCGACAAAGGCTGGATTGAGTTCAATCCTGATGCAGAAGCCCCGGCGTTACTGACCTTGCTGACCAAAGAGGAAATCCGCCAGAACTGGCGTGCGGAGGCCCCTCGCAGCAGCAAGCGCGACAAACTGCTGGAAGGGCTTGAGCTGACCTGTGCGGACATTTATCAACAGGGCGTTTTCCGCTTTCTGCAGCTCAAGCATACCGATCTGGTGTTGCTGTTCCGGCTGCTGTTTTTCGGCAACCTCTATCAGGACCTGACCACCTTCGTCACCTCTGATTTAGGCGTCATTCGCTACGAAAACTACCAGCTCGATCCCGAACATCGGCTGTTCGCCGCACGTGAGGACATCGACCACATCAAACAACTGGTGGCGCTGGCGGACGAATATTCCGCTCTCGAATCTTTGAGCGTCGACGCATGTGTCGATATCATCGCCAGAACACCTGCGCCGGGAGATAGCGCCGTCCTGCGCCGTCGCCATGACCGCTTCTGCAATAAAGTCGCTCGCGATCTGGAGCGCCTGCAGGACCTGGATCTGGCGTATCAGGTCTACCTGCGCACTCAGGAGCCGCCCTCTCGCGAGCGCCGCGCCCGCATTCTGTTCAAGCAGGAAAAATATGAGGCGGCGCAGGAGGTCTGCGCAGACATCATTGACTCGCCTTCCACTGAAGCTGAGCTGATTTTCGCTGAGCAGTTCACCGACAAGTGCGCCAAAGCACTGGGGCGCCCAAAGCCCCGCACGTCGCCTTTCCGACCTCTACAGCGTTTGCTCACTATCGCCGCCAATCCCGAGTTGCGGGTGGAGGAACTGGTGCGCCTGGAAGTCGCTGGGGCAGGCGGAGTTTGCATTTATGTAGAGAACTGGCTCTTCAATGCAGTATTCGGGCTGACCTTCTGGCCGGCGGTTTTCGCCCCGGTTTCCGGCGCTTTCAGCCATCCCTATCAGCATCGCCCCCATGATCTTTACGACGCCAACTTCACCAAGAAGCGTCATGCGCAGGTCCAGGCCGCTTTCGCTTCACTAAACGCAGAAGACTGGCCTGAAATTGTCCTGACGCGATGGCGGGACAAGTTTGGCCTGAACAATCCTTTCGTCGGTTGGCCGGAAGCGGGAGAAGACTACCTGCAGATAGCGTTGGAGCGCATTCCCCGCGAGCATTGGCGAGCGGTCTTTCAACGCATGCTGCGAGATTTGCGGGAGAATGGCAGCGGCTTTCCAGACCTGATTCATTTCCCTGAACAGGGCGGCTATGAATTACTGGAAGTGAAAAGCCCCACTGACAGCCTGCAACCCAATCAAAAACGCTGGATGGCGACGTTCGAGCAATACGGCATCCCTTACCAACTGGTTCAAGTCACTTGGCTATAA
- a CDS encoding SdiA-regulated domain-containing protein, translated as MEISLQFTELHSVKNKAQGLTEPSGLTLDANGGLWTVSDDTAKLFLLDRQGRTLKSIDAPASGFEGVAYDAKHHRLIAVKEESNEFFVFDLASGKPVAQRRLSDFEYFAQSATFFAQTKKNKGLEGVVWNSADASIYALKEGDPGVLLHLSGDLSKVLNSVKLAETGVSDDDTTLDDIDYSGLTVIPEHNLLAIVSDKAARIYFYDLTSGRVKSSAALTKPGKQPGKFKPVRKAEGVAYDPASQSLYVISDKDAELYVYKVVISE; from the coding sequence ATGGAAATATCGCTGCAGTTCACCGAACTCCATTCCGTTAAAAACAAAGCGCAGGGGCTAACGGAGCCATCCGGGCTGACGCTCGACGCCAACGGCGGACTCTGGACAGTCAGCGACGACACCGCCAAGTTATTTCTGCTGGATCGCCAGGGGCGGACACTCAAGAGCATCGATGCGCCAGCATCTGGTTTTGAAGGCGTCGCCTACGACGCAAAACACCACCGTCTGATTGCAGTCAAAGAGGAAAGCAATGAATTTTTCGTTTTCGACCTCGCGTCTGGCAAACCCGTGGCGCAGCGTCGCTTATCCGACTTCGAGTACTTCGCCCAAAGCGCGACCTTTTTTGCTCAAACCAAAAAGAATAAAGGTCTGGAGGGCGTCGTCTGGAACTCCGCTGACGCCAGCATTTACGCTTTAAAAGAAGGTGACCCTGGAGTGCTTCTGCACTTATCCGGCGACCTAAGCAAAGTGTTAAACAGCGTCAAACTGGCGGAAACCGGCGTCAGCGACGACGATACCACTCTGGATGACATCGATTACTCCGGCCTGACAGTGATTCCCGAGCATAACTTACTGGCTATCGTCAGCGACAAAGCAGCGAGGATCTATTTCTATGATCTGACAAGCGGACGGGTTAAAAGCTCTGCCGCGCTGACCAAGCCAGGGAAACAGCCCGGCAAGTTCAAGCCAGTGCGAAAGGCGGAGGGTGTTGCTTATGATCCAGCGAGCCAGTCGCTTTATGTCATTAGCGACAAAGACGCCGAGTTGTATGTGTATAAAGTGGTAATAAGCGAATAA
- the ehuB gene encoding ectoine/hydroxyectoine ABC transporter substrate-binding protein EhuB — MKSIFAFILFALSTVTMADTWDEISKEGKITLGVANERPYGYLTPMGEPAGEAPSIAMYVLDKLGVDDVEVVVTEFGSLIPGLKAGRFDVIAAGMYVNPKRCKQVLFSNPTYTIGEGFLVLDGNPKGLHGYGDVKKADEVKMGVMAGAVEFGYAKKFGVPMDRIVTLPDYPAGVAALKSGRIDALAGTSLTMAQLAQKDERVELAQPFDELKIDGESVKGYGAFGFRKGDETLRDNFNRVLDGFLGTEQHVSMVKEYGFGKHTLPGDVTTQELCN, encoded by the coding sequence ATGAAAAGTATATTTGCGTTTATATTGTTCGCGCTCTCCACCGTCACAATGGCTGACACTTGGGATGAGATCAGTAAAGAAGGCAAGATCACCCTGGGCGTTGCCAACGAGCGCCCCTACGGATATCTCACTCCCATGGGAGAGCCCGCTGGAGAAGCGCCATCCATCGCCATGTACGTGCTGGACAAGCTTGGTGTGGATGATGTGGAAGTGGTGGTGACGGAATTCGGCTCCCTGATTCCCGGACTGAAAGCAGGCCGCTTCGACGTCATTGCCGCAGGCATGTATGTCAACCCGAAGAGATGCAAACAGGTGCTGTTTTCCAATCCCACCTACACCATCGGCGAGGGCTTTCTGGTGCTTGACGGTAACCCAAAGGGGTTGCACGGCTATGGCGACGTGAAAAAAGCGGATGAAGTAAAAATGGGCGTGATGGCGGGCGCGGTTGAATTCGGCTACGCGAAAAAATTTGGCGTGCCGATGGATCGCATCGTGACGTTGCCGGACTATCCTGCGGGCGTAGCCGCGCTGAAATCAGGACGTATTGATGCGTTGGCGGGCACCAGCCTGACCATGGCGCAACTGGCGCAGAAGGATGAGCGGGTGGAGTTGGCGCAACCGTTTGATGAGCTGAAGATTGATGGCGAATCCGTTAAGGGCTACGGCGCTTTTGGTTTCCGCAAGGGCGATGAAACCTTGCGCGACAATTTCAATCGAGTGCTGGACGGTTTTCTGGGAACGGAGCAGCACGTCAGCATGGTGAAGGAATATGGTTTCGGTAAGCACACTCTGCCGGGCGACGTCACCACTCAGGAGCTGTGTAACTAA
- a CDS encoding AzlC family ABC transporter permease: MTTHALESPGQAFRAGAQNTIPLIVGAIPFGIVFGTLGPVNGLSFEATLAMSLIVFAGSAQFISLGLLAAGASPWLIVLTTFVVNLRHLLYAVTLIPMVRTLPQRWRAPMAFWLTDETFAVVAGRLGGEHAGQFHWYYLGSALSMYLNWQLCTLLGLTLGEWVPDIENWGLDVAMAVTFIGIVAPQVVNRPRLAAVLAAGVCSVWWREWPHQLGLFAAALTGILCGLGAEVALQNRKSELAEGGC; the protein is encoded by the coding sequence ATGACGACTCACGCACTTGAATCGCCCGGACAGGCGTTCCGAGCCGGCGCACAGAACACGATTCCTTTGATCGTCGGCGCCATTCCATTTGGCATTGTATTTGGCACCCTGGGGCCGGTGAATGGGCTGTCTTTTGAAGCGACGCTGGCGATGTCTTTGATCGTGTTCGCCGGCTCGGCGCAGTTTATTTCCCTGGGCTTACTGGCGGCGGGGGCGTCTCCCTGGCTGATCGTTCTGACTACCTTTGTGGTTAACCTGCGTCATCTGCTTTACGCCGTCACCCTGATTCCCATGGTGCGCACCTTGCCGCAGCGCTGGCGGGCCCCGATGGCGTTTTGGCTGACGGACGAAACCTTCGCCGTTGTCGCTGGCCGCTTGGGCGGCGAGCATGCGGGGCAGTTTCACTGGTATTACCTGGGGTCTGCTCTGTCCATGTACCTCAATTGGCAGCTATGCACCCTGTTGGGATTGACCTTGGGCGAGTGGGTTCCTGATATCGAAAACTGGGGCCTGGATGTGGCCATGGCGGTGACCTTCATCGGTATTGTGGCGCCGCAGGTGGTTAACCGTCCTCGTTTGGCGGCGGTGCTGGCGGCTGGCGTCTGCTCGGTATGGTGGCGAGAATGGCCGCATCAATTGGGCCTGTTTGCAGCAGCGCTGACGGGAATACTGTGTGGACTGGGCGCGGAAGTCGCATTACAGAATCGCAAGTCTGAACTGGCCGAGGGAGGTTGCTGA